A single window of Gossypium arboreum isolate Shixiya-1 chromosome 13, ASM2569848v2, whole genome shotgun sequence DNA harbors:
- the LOC108461278 gene encoding protein NRT1/ PTR FAMILY 5.10-like, with translation MSDLAAAETPLLDDSVKGCLDFKGRPVHRSNSGGWTSASFIMAVEVAERFAYYGISSNLITYLTGPLGLSTAAAAAQVNSWSGVATLLPLLGAFLADSFLGRYRTIILASLVYILGLGLLTLSATLPSVTTSGAPNADNVTLNTSSMLQYQVILFFFSLYLVAFGQGGHKPCVQAFGADQFDAEHPVECKAKSSFFNWWYFSIAAGILLTLLILNYIQENLSWVLGFAIPAIVMAVGLLVFLLGTMTYRFSVEGDKESPFVRIGRVFILAIRNRKIASSAIATEESFKQFKFLDKALLASDSTMEQGKVCSMREVEEAKAVLRLAPIWATCLIYAVVFAQTSTLFTKQGATMDRSITRGIEIPAATLQCFISFSILLFIPIYDRIVVPLARAFTGKPGGITMLQRIGTGIAVSAIAMVIAALVEMKRLQTAREHGLVDKPNVTVPMWVWWLVPQYSLCGLSDVLAIVGLQEFYYDQMPNELRSIGIALYLSILGFGSFLSSFLISVIETVTGKDGRDSWFADNLNRAHLDYFYWLLAALSALGLALYVYSARSYIYARRSTS, from the exons ATGTCCGATCTTGCAGCTGCTGAAACTCCACTTTTAGATGACTCAGTTAAAGGCTGCCTTGATTTCAAAGGCAGACCTGTGCACCGTTCAAACTCCGGTGGATGGACTTCGGCTTCTTTCATAATGGCGGTTGAAGTTGCTGAGAGGTTTGCTTATTATGGAATCTCTTCAAACCTCATAACATACTTGACGGGGCCTCTGGGTCTGTCCACTGCCGCCGCCGCTGCACAAGTTAACTCCTGGTCAGGGGTGGCCACGCTTCTGCCACTCCTGGGTGCTTTCCTTGCTGATTCTTTTCTTGGCCGATACCGTACCATCATTCTTGCTTCCCTTGTTTACATTTTG GGGCTAGGCTTGTTGACTCTGTCAGCCACTCTTCCATCTGTCACCACTTCTGGTGCCCCAAATGCTGATAATGTCACATTAAACACTTCATCAATGCTTCAGTATCAAGTGATACTATTTTTCTTCTCACTCTATCTGGTGGCATTCGGACAAGGTGGGCACAAACCATGCGTTCAAGCATTTGGTGCTGATCAATTTGATGCAGAACATCCTGTGGAGTGCAAAGCCAAGAGTTCATTCTTTAATTGGTGGTACTTTAGTATTGCTGCTGGTATCTTACTGACGCTTTTGATTTTAAACTACATCCAGGAAAATCTTAGTTGGGTTCTTGGATTTGCAATACCTGCTATTGTGATGGCTGTTGGACTGCTTGTTTTTCTGCTTGGAACAATGACTTACAGGTTTAGTGTCGAAGGGGATAAAGAAAGCCCATTTGTGAGGATTGGTCGAGTTTTCATTTTGGCCATTAGGAATCGTAAAATAGCTTCTTCAGCAATTGCTACAGAGGAAAGCTTCAAGCAATTCAA ATTCCTCGACAAAGCCCTGCTTGCTTCAGACAGTACAATGGAGCAGGGAAAAGTGTGTAGCATGAGAGAGGTTGAAGAAGCAAAGGCTGTTTTAAGGCTTGCACCAATATGGGCTACATGCTTGATTTATGCAGTTGTTTTTGCACAGACATCGACATTGTTTACTAAGCAAGGTGCTACAATGGACAGATCAATTACAAGAGGAATTGAAATACCTGCTGCCACACTTCAGTGTTTCATTAGCTTTTCAATTCTTCTCTTCATTCCAATATATGATAGAATAGTTGTTCCTTTAGCAAGAGCCTTCACTGGGAAACCAGGAGGAATTACAATGCTTCAAAGAATTGGAACTGGTATTGCTGTGTCTGCTATAGCAATGGTGATTGCTGCTTTAGTAGAGATGAAGAGGCTTCAAACTGCTCGAGAACATGGGTTGGTAGACAAGCCAAACGTGACAGTTCCAATGTGGGTATGGTGGTTGGTCCCTCAATACTCACTTTGTGGATTATCTGATGTGTTGGCAATAGTTGGTCTTCAAGAATTTTATTATGACCAGATGCCAAATGAATTAAGGAGCATCGGTATTGCACTCTACCTTAGCATCCTTGGTTTTGGAAGCTTCTTAAGTAGCTTTCTCATCTCTGTAATTGAGACAGTAACTGGTAAAGATGGCAGAGATAGCTGGTTTGCAGATAATCTTAACAGGGCACATCTTGATTACTTTTATTGGCTGCTTGCTGCACTTAGTGCCCTTGGATTGGCTCTGTATGTATATTCTGCAAGATCTTATATTTATGCTAGGAGAAGCACGTCGTAA